The following are encoded in a window of Mycobacterium vicinigordonae genomic DNA:
- a CDS encoding WhiB family transcriptional regulator: protein MNLVAASSAQDAGDRAWVSKALCRSKDPDELFVTGAAQRKAANFCRHCPVLQQCGADALDNKVEFGIWGGMTERQRRALLKEHPEVVSWSTFLDKRRRRSAG, encoded by the coding sequence CTGAACCTTGTCGCAGCAAGCAGTGCCCAGGACGCCGGGGATCGAGCCTGGGTATCGAAAGCCTTGTGCAGGAGCAAAGATCCAGACGAACTGTTCGTCACCGGGGCCGCCCAGCGCAAAGCCGCCAACTTCTGCCGTCACTGCCCTGTTCTGCAGCAGTGCGGAGCGGATGCGCTCGACAACAAGGTCGAGTTCGGGATCTGGGGCGGCATGACCGAGCGGCAGCGCCGAGCCTTGCTCAAGGAGCATCCCGAGGTGGTGTCCTGGTCGACCTTCCTGGACAAGCGTCGGAGGCGCTCCGCCGGATAG
- a CDS encoding beta-phosphoglucomutase family hydrolase — protein sequence MVAASSCESEVPVLGLPEKVHACLFDLDGVLTDTAGVHTKAWKQMFDAFLSERSKRTGKKFVPFDPVTDYRKYVDGKKREDGVRSFLDSRGIELPDGDPDDPTDADTVYGLGTRKNDMFQKVLHQDGVEVFEGSRRYLEAAAQAGLAIAVVSSSANTRDVLEITGLDRFVQKRVDGVTLREENIAGKPAPDPYLRGAQLLDVEPVAAAVFEDAISGVQAGRAGNFGIVVGVDRVGQAQDLRDNGADIVVTDLAELLDGAADGQDAK from the coding sequence CTGGTAGCCGCAAGCTCCTGCGAAAGTGAGGTTCCTGTGCTGGGTCTGCCCGAGAAGGTGCACGCCTGTCTGTTCGATCTGGACGGGGTGCTCACCGACACCGCCGGCGTGCACACTAAGGCCTGGAAGCAGATGTTCGACGCTTTCTTGTCCGAGCGGTCCAAGCGCACCGGGAAAAAGTTCGTCCCGTTCGACCCGGTCACCGACTACCGCAAGTACGTGGACGGCAAGAAGCGTGAGGACGGGGTCCGGTCCTTTCTGGACAGCCGGGGCATCGAGCTGCCCGACGGCGATCCCGACGATCCCACCGATGCCGACACGGTGTACGGCCTGGGCACTCGCAAGAACGACATGTTCCAGAAGGTGCTGCACCAAGACGGCGTGGAAGTCTTCGAGGGCTCACGGCGCTACCTGGAGGCGGCCGCCCAGGCGGGTCTGGCCATCGCGGTGGTGTCCTCGAGTGCCAACACCCGCGACGTCTTGGAGATCACCGGCCTGGACCGGTTCGTGCAGAAGCGGGTGGACGGGGTGACGTTGCGCGAGGAAAACATCGCCGGCAAGCCGGCACCGGACCCATATCTGCGTGGGGCGCAGCTGCTCGACGTCGAACCCGTCGCCGCGGCGGTGTTCGAAGACGCGATCTCCGGCGTACAGGCCGGGCGAGCCGGTAACTTCGGCATCGTGGTGGGGGTCGATCGGGTGGGACAGGCGCAGGATCTGCGTGACAATGGCGCCGATATCGTAGTGACCGACCTAGCCGAACTTCTCGACGGCGCTGCGGACGGGCAGGATGCCAAATGA
- a CDS encoding phytanoyl-CoA dioxygenase family protein produces the protein MIGTVLAAQAECRDFWGGLCPDMSIEGEAIARPAAVGETDELFLELKREGYVQVPNALPESTIAPIRYAVSTLFQRGIPVAFAFVYDELWLAYQSFSRFLTAVLGEGYWALPDFWVWYVSPSENASGWGPHRDRVIPTVDDDNSPQTLSVWLPFTDAVPLNGCMYVLPAHLDDRFQERRWDGEGNNVVLRPQDVRALPATAGSLLAWNQAVLHWGGRGSRMATSPRISAAFEFQRSDCRPFNSPLLDPTRVPTFNERLGLIGKQVLQYRHMYPLSDEVADVASSLFERFMPGVPVPDAYPVPTGVAI, from the coding sequence ATGATCGGTACGGTTTTGGCTGCTCAGGCGGAGTGCCGCGACTTCTGGGGCGGGCTGTGTCCGGATATGTCGATCGAGGGTGAGGCGATTGCCCGCCCGGCGGCGGTCGGCGAGACCGACGAGCTGTTTCTCGAACTCAAGCGCGAGGGCTACGTCCAGGTCCCCAATGCCCTGCCGGAATCCACCATCGCACCGATCCGCTATGCCGTCTCGACGCTGTTTCAGCGTGGGATTCCGGTGGCGTTCGCGTTCGTCTACGACGAGTTGTGGCTGGCGTATCAAAGTTTTTCGAGGTTCCTGACGGCCGTGCTCGGCGAGGGTTATTGGGCGCTTCCCGACTTTTGGGTTTGGTACGTCAGCCCCAGCGAGAATGCGTCGGGTTGGGGGCCGCACCGCGACCGGGTGATCCCGACGGTCGATGACGACAATTCTCCGCAGACGCTGAGTGTGTGGCTGCCCTTCACCGATGCCGTTCCCCTCAACGGTTGTATGTATGTGCTGCCCGCTCACCTCGACGACCGCTTCCAGGAACGCCGGTGGGACGGGGAGGGCAACAACGTGGTGCTCAGACCCCAGGACGTCCGGGCGCTGCCGGCCACGGCCGGCTCGCTGCTCGCCTGGAATCAAGCGGTGTTGCACTGGGGTGGGCGGGGGAGCCGGATGGCGACGTCGCCGCGGATCAGCGCTGCGTTCGAGTTCCAACGGTCCGATTGTCGGCCGTTCAACAGCCCGCTGCTGGATCCCACTCGGGTGCCCACGTTCAACGAGCGGCTCGGGTTGATCGGCAAGCAGGTGCTGCAGTATCGCCACATGTATCCGCTGTCGGATGAGGTGGCCGATGTCGCCAGCTCGCTTTTCGAGCGGTTCATGCCGGGTGTACCGGTGCCGGACGCGTATCCGGTTCCTACCGGCGTCGCGATCTGA
- the guaA gene encoding glutamine-hydrolyzing GMP synthase, with the protein MPAGAVAGQTLNSVPVESASPRPVLVVDFGAQYAQLIARRIREARVFSEVIPHTAAIEEIRARNPLAVVLSGGPSSVYAEGAPQLDPALFDLGLPVFGICYGFQAMAQALGGTVAPTGTSEFGRTELKVFGGKLHSDLPPIQPVWMSHGDAVTAAPEGFEVVASSAGAAVAAFESVERRLAGVQYHPEVLHTPHGQQILSRFLHEIAGLAAEWTPANIANALVEEVRAQIGDGHAICGLSGGVDSAVAAALVQRAIGDRLTCVFVDHGLLRAGERAQVERDFVAATGANLVTVDAAQTFLDALAGVSNPEGKRKIIGRQFIRAFEGAVRDVLGDNPVDFLVQGTLYPDVVESGGGTGTANIKSHHNVGGLPGDLKFILVEPLRLLFKDEVRAVGRELGLPEEIVARQPFPGPGLGIRIVGEVTAQRLDTLRRADSIVREELTAAGLDQQIWQCPVVLLGDVRSVGVQGDGRTYGHPIVLRPVSSEDAMTADWTRVPYEVLERISTRITNEVREVNRVVLDVTSKPPGTIEWE; encoded by the coding sequence ATGCCTGCGGGTGCGGTTGCTGGCCAGACACTAAACTCGGTGCCCGTGGAATCAGCCTCGCCGCGACCCGTGTTGGTAGTCGACTTCGGCGCACAGTATGCCCAGTTGATCGCGCGCCGGATTCGCGAGGCGCGGGTGTTCTCCGAGGTGATCCCGCATACGGCGGCCATCGAAGAGATCCGGGCCCGCAACCCGCTGGCGGTGGTGCTCTCCGGCGGGCCGTCCAGTGTCTATGCCGAGGGCGCGCCGCAACTGGATCCGGCGTTGTTCGACTTGGGCCTGCCGGTGTTCGGCATCTGCTACGGGTTTCAGGCCATGGCTCAGGCGCTGGGCGGGACCGTCGCGCCGACCGGCACCAGTGAGTTCGGTCGCACTGAGCTGAAAGTCTTTGGCGGCAAATTACATTCGGATCTTCCCCCGATCCAGCCGGTTTGGATGAGTCACGGCGACGCGGTCACCGCTGCTCCGGAGGGATTCGAGGTGGTGGCCAGCAGTGCGGGCGCGGCGGTGGCGGCTTTCGAGTCCGTCGAGCGCCGGCTCGCTGGTGTGCAGTACCACCCCGAGGTCCTGCACACCCCGCACGGCCAGCAGATACTGAGCCGATTCCTGCACGAAATCGCGGGGCTTGCGGCGGAGTGGACGCCGGCCAACATCGCCAATGCACTGGTCGAGGAGGTGCGCGCGCAGATCGGAGACGGCCACGCGATCTGCGGCCTGTCCGGCGGTGTGGACTCCGCGGTGGCCGCCGCCCTAGTGCAGCGCGCCATCGGCGACCGGCTGACTTGCGTATTCGTCGACCACGGGTTGCTGCGAGCCGGGGAGCGCGCTCAGGTGGAGCGTGATTTCGTTGCCGCCACCGGGGCCAACCTGGTCACCGTCGACGCCGCGCAGACCTTCCTCGACGCGCTCGCGGGGGTGAGCAACCCGGAAGGAAAGCGCAAGATCATCGGCCGCCAGTTCATCCGGGCATTCGAGGGCGCGGTGCGAGATGTGTTGGGCGACAACCCGGTTGATTTCCTGGTTCAAGGCACGCTGTATCCGGACGTGGTGGAGTCCGGTGGCGGCACCGGCACCGCGAATATCAAAAGCCACCACAACGTCGGCGGTCTGCCCGGCGATCTGAAGTTTATCCTGGTGGAGCCGTTGCGGCTGCTGTTCAAAGACGAGGTGCGCGCGGTCGGCCGAGAGCTGGGCTTGCCGGAGGAAATTGTTGCGCGGCAACCGTTTCCGGGGCCGGGATTGGGCATCCGGATTGTCGGTGAGGTCACTGCGCAGCGGTTGGACACGCTGCGGCGTGCCGACTCCATCGTGCGGGAGGAGCTGACCGCGGCGGGCCTGGACCAGCAGATCTGGCAGTGCCCGGTGGTGCTGCTGGGCGACGTCCGCTCGGTGGGGGTCCAGGGCGACGGACGTACCTACGGGCATCCGATCGTGCTGCGCCCGGTGTCCAGCGAGGACGCCATGACCGCTGACTGGACCCGGGTGCCCTATGAGGTGCTAGAGCGCATCTCGACCCGGATCACCAACGAGGTCCGCGAGGTCAATCGGGTGGTGCTGGACGTCACCAGCAAGCCGCCCGGAACGATCGAGTGGGAGTAG
- a CDS encoding glycoside hydrolase family 65 protein encodes MISQESFPVEPWQIRETQLNLNLLAQSESIFALSNGHIGLRGNLDEGEPYGLPGTYLNSFYEIRPLPYAEAGYGYPEAGQTVVDVTNGKIIRLMVDDEPFDVRYGELLDHERILDLRAGTLTRCAVWRSPTGKQVKVTSTRLVSLVHRSVAAIEYIVEAIDDFARVTVQSELVTNEDQPQTSDDPRVSAILENPLEAVDHEITEGRALLMHRTRSSALMMAAAMDHEVEVEGRFEISTDARADLARTTVICGLRPGQQLRIVKYLAYGWSSLRSRPALRDQAAAALTSARYSGWQGLVDGQRAYLDLFWDAADVEVEGDPESQQAVRFGLFHLLQASARAERRAIPSKGLTGTGYDGHAFWDTEAFVLPVLTYTVPHAVADALRWRASTLDLAKERAAELGLDGAAFPWRTIRGQECSAYWPAGTAAWHINADIALAFERYRIVTGDDSLEEECGLPVLIETARLWMSLGHHDRNGVWHLDGVTGPDEYTAIVRDNVFTNLVAAQNLRIAADAAKRHPDKAAGLGVSTEEMATWRHAADAVNIPYDEEIGVHQQCEGFTKFAEWDFEDNTTYPLLLHEAYVRLYPAQVIKQADLVLAMQWQSHEFTPEQKARNVDYYERRTVRDSSLSACTQAVMCAEVGHLELAHDYAYEAALIDLRDLHHNTRDGLHMASLAGAWMALVDGFGGLRDDEGVLSLDPQLPDGISRLRFRLRWKGFRLTVDADHENVTYTLRDGPGGELVIQHAGEEVTISTEEESTFAVRPREALLPPPPQPPGREPLHRRALTRIT; translated from the coding sequence ATGATCTCCCAGGAATCCTTCCCGGTCGAGCCATGGCAGATCCGCGAGACTCAGCTCAACCTGAACCTGCTGGCCCAATCCGAGTCGATTTTCGCGTTGTCCAACGGACACATCGGGCTGCGCGGCAATCTCGACGAGGGTGAGCCCTACGGTCTGCCGGGCACCTATCTCAACTCCTTCTACGAGATCCGGCCGCTGCCGTATGCCGAGGCCGGATACGGCTATCCCGAAGCCGGCCAGACGGTCGTCGACGTCACCAACGGCAAGATCATCCGGTTGATGGTCGACGACGAGCCGTTCGACGTTCGCTACGGCGAATTGCTAGACCACGAACGGATTCTCGATCTGCGGGCCGGCACGCTGACTCGTTGCGCGGTGTGGCGTTCCCCGACCGGCAAGCAGGTCAAGGTGACCTCGACGCGGTTAGTGTCGCTGGTGCACCGCAGTGTCGCCGCCATCGAGTACATCGTCGAGGCAATCGACGACTTCGCCAGGGTCACCGTGCAATCCGAGCTGGTCACCAACGAGGACCAGCCGCAGACCTCCGACGATCCTCGGGTCTCGGCCATCCTGGAGAACCCACTGGAAGCCGTCGACCACGAAATCACCGAGGGCAGAGCACTTCTCATGCACCGCACTCGCAGCAGTGCGCTGATGATGGCCGCCGCGATGGATCACGAGGTCGAGGTCGAGGGGCGCTTCGAGATCAGCACAGATGCGCGCGCCGACCTGGCCCGCACCACGGTGATCTGCGGCCTGCGGCCGGGCCAGCAGCTACGCATCGTCAAGTACCTGGCTTATGGCTGGTCGAGCCTGCGGTCGCGTCCGGCGCTGCGCGATCAGGCCGCCGCGGCGTTGACCAGCGCCCGCTACAGCGGTTGGCAGGGCCTGGTCGACGGGCAACGCGCCTACCTCGACCTGTTCTGGGATGCGGCCGACGTGGAGGTCGAGGGCGACCCGGAGAGCCAACAAGCCGTGCGATTTGGGTTGTTTCACCTGTTGCAGGCCAGCGCCCGCGCCGAGCGCCGCGCCATCCCCAGCAAGGGCCTGACCGGAACCGGCTACGACGGCCACGCCTTCTGGGACACTGAGGCTTTCGTGCTGCCGGTGCTCACCTACACCGTCCCGCACGCAGTCGCCGACGCTCTGCGCTGGCGGGCTTCGACGCTGGACCTGGCCAAGGAGCGAGCAGCCGAACTCGGCTTGGACGGGGCGGCGTTTCCGTGGCGGACCATCCGCGGCCAGGAATGTTCGGCCTACTGGCCGGCCGGCACGGCGGCCTGGCACATCAACGCCGACATCGCGTTGGCGTTTGAGCGGTATCGCATCGTCACCGGCGACGACTCGCTGGAAGAGGAGTGCGGGCTGCCCGTGCTAATCGAGACCGCCCGGCTGTGGATGTCGTTGGGGCATCACGACCGCAACGGCGTGTGGCATCTCGACGGGGTCACCGGGCCCGACGAGTACACCGCGATCGTGCGCGACAACGTGTTCACCAACCTGGTGGCCGCGCAGAACCTGCGCATCGCCGCCGACGCCGCCAAGCGCCATCCTGACAAAGCGGCTGGACTGGGCGTCAGCACCGAGGAGATGGCCACCTGGCGGCACGCGGCCGATGCCGTCAACATTCCCTACGACGAGGAGATCGGCGTCCACCAACAGTGCGAAGGGTTCACTAAATTCGCCGAGTGGGACTTCGAGGACAACACCACGTACCCGCTGCTGCTGCACGAGGCTTACGTGCGCCTGTACCCCGCACAGGTCATCAAGCAAGCCGACCTGGTCCTGGCCATGCAATGGCAGAGTCACGAGTTCACTCCCGAGCAGAAAGCCCGCAACGTCGACTACTACGAGCGCCGAACGGTGCGCGACTCGTCGCTGTCGGCCTGCACCCAGGCGGTGATGTGCGCCGAGGTCGGGCACCTCGAACTGGCCCACGACTACGCCTACGAGGCAGCGCTAATCGACCTGCGCGATCTGCACCACAACACCCGCGACGGCCTGCACATGGCCTCGCTGGCCGGCGCCTGGATGGCCCTGGTGGACGGGTTTGGCGGGTTGCGCGACGACGAGGGCGTCCTGTCCTTGGATCCCCAACTGCCCGACGGCATTTCTCGTCTTCGATTCCGGTTGCGCTGGAAAGGTTTTCGACTGACTGTCGATGCCGACCACGAAAACGTCACCTACACGTTGCGCGACGGTCCCGGCGGCGAGTTGGTCATCCAGCATGCCGGTGAAGAGGTCACGATCAGCACCGAAGAGGAGTCGACGTTCGCGGTACGCCCACGCGAGGCCTTGCTGCCTCCGCCGCCGCAGCCACCGGGCCGGGAGCCGCTGCACCGGCGGGCGCTGACCCGGATCACGTAG
- a CDS encoding Y-family DNA polymerase translates to MDWPAVAAVAAAGLSATAPVAVTLANRVIACSATARAAGVRRGLRRREAAARCPQLHIAAADTDRDARFFEGVIAAVDDLVPRAEVLRPGLLVLPVRGAARFFGSEQQVAEKLIDAVAAAGAECQVGIADGLSTAVFAARAGRVVDPGGDARFLAALSIQQLATEPSLSGPGRDELTDLLWRMGIRTVGQFAALSRTDVASRFGPDAVIAHRFARGESERGPSGREPAAELDAALDCDPPIDRVDAAAFASRSLAATLHQALLAAGVGCTRLAIQAITATGEEMERVWRCAEPLTEEATADRVRWQLDGWLSHRISRGRPLDAPVTSLRLQAIEVVSAEALQLPLWGGLGEEDRLRAHRALVRVQGLLGPEAVRVPVLSGGRGPAERITLTPLGDELVPQADPRQPWPGQLPEPSPSVLLDDPVELLDAQRNPIRVTSRGMFSTDPVRLVLRGQDERVRWWAGPWPVDERWWDDRPGQGSSSRVARAQVLLESERALLLCYRQRRWYLEGIYE, encoded by the coding sequence ATGGACTGGCCCGCGGTCGCGGCCGTCGCGGCCGCGGGGCTGTCCGCGACTGCCCCGGTCGCGGTTACTTTGGCTAACCGGGTGATCGCCTGCTCGGCGACGGCTCGGGCCGCCGGGGTGCGGCGTGGGCTGCGGCGCCGTGAGGCGGCGGCCCGATGTCCGCAACTACACATAGCAGCCGCCGATACGGACCGTGACGCCCGGTTCTTCGAAGGGGTGATCGCCGCGGTGGACGATCTTGTGCCCCGCGCCGAGGTGTTGCGGCCCGGGCTGTTGGTGCTACCGGTGCGTGGGGCCGCCCGGTTCTTCGGGTCCGAGCAGCAGGTGGCCGAGAAGTTGATCGACGCCGTGGCAGCGGCCGGCGCGGAGTGCCAGGTGGGGATCGCCGACGGGTTGTCCACGGCCGTCTTTGCCGCGCGCGCGGGCCGTGTCGTGGACCCGGGAGGAGACGCGCGGTTCTTGGCGGCGTTGTCTATCCAGCAGTTGGCCACCGAGCCGAGCCTGTCCGGTCCCGGACGTGACGAGTTGACGGATCTGTTGTGGCGGATGGGGATTCGCACGGTCGGGCAGTTCGCCGCCTTGTCGCGTACCGATGTCGCGTCCCGGTTCGGGCCAGACGCGGTGATCGCCCACCGGTTTGCTCGCGGCGAGTCCGAACGCGGCCCCTCCGGTCGTGAGCCGGCTGCGGAACTCGACGCTGCGCTGGACTGCGACCCCCCGATCGACCGGGTTGATGCCGCGGCATTCGCCAGCCGCTCACTGGCCGCCACGCTGCATCAGGCGCTGCTTGCCGCCGGGGTGGGATGCACCCGGCTGGCCATTCAGGCCATCACCGCCACCGGCGAGGAGATGGAACGGGTGTGGCGGTGTGCCGAACCGTTGACCGAAGAGGCCACCGCCGACCGGGTGCGGTGGCAGCTGGACGGTTGGTTGAGCCATCGAATCTCGCGGGGCCGCCCTCTTGACGCCCCGGTCACGTCGTTGCGGCTACAGGCCATCGAGGTGGTCTCCGCGGAGGCACTGCAGTTGCCGCTGTGGGGTGGCCTGGGTGAGGAGGATCGGCTTCGGGCCCACCGGGCACTGGTGCGGGTGCAGGGTCTGCTCGGTCCGGAAGCGGTGCGGGTGCCCGTGCTGTCCGGTGGTCGGGGGCCGGCCGAGCGCATAACGTTGACTCCGCTGGGGGACGAGTTGGTGCCTCAAGCCGATCCTCGTCAGCCCTGGCCTGGACAGCTGCCCGAGCCCTCGCCGTCGGTACTGCTGGACGATCCGGTGGAATTGCTTGACGCCCAAAGGAATCCGATCCGGGTGACCAGCCGGGGGATGTTCTCCACTGACCCGGTACGGCTGGTCCTGCGTGGCCAGGACGAGCGGGTGCGCTGGTGGGCCGGGCCGTGGCCGGTCGATGAGCGATGGTGGGACGACCGGCCCGGACAAGGGAGTAGTAGCCGCGTTGCCCGGGCCCAGGTGCTGCTGGAGAGCGAGCGTGCGCTGTTGCTGTGTTACCGGCAAAGGAGGTGGTATTTGGAGGGAATCTACGAGTGA